A genomic window from Hyalangium gracile includes:
- a CDS encoding zf-TFIIB domain-containing protein has protein sequence MNCPACKSRTVEEGFEGSRGARVLLDVCPTCHGLWFDSRESIHLSANGVLRLFQQIHGQSGQQHHRLEEPLSCPRCRAKLARSHDLSRGNRYQYFRCPQEHGHFITFFQFLREKAIVRSLNPKELVELKKHVQLLQCSDCGGAISLEGESACPHCRAPVCILDPKALGSTVEDLRPVAAAAGAVVAPAVAAQLLMDQMGMDSFFRKVDAQARATSAVTLPTSDGGQAAEGMDVAEAVETGIDLIELGIELFFDIAGGIGDLF, from the coding sequence ATGAACTGCCCTGCCTGTAAGTCCAGGACCGTCGAGGAGGGATTCGAGGGTTCTCGCGGCGCTCGCGTCCTGCTGGACGTCTGCCCCACCTGCCACGGCCTGTGGTTCGACAGCCGGGAGAGCATCCACCTCTCGGCAAACGGCGTGCTCCGGCTCTTCCAGCAGATCCACGGCCAGAGCGGTCAGCAGCACCACCGCCTCGAGGAGCCCCTCTCCTGCCCTCGGTGCCGCGCGAAGCTGGCCCGCTCGCATGATCTGTCCCGAGGCAACCGCTACCAGTACTTCCGCTGCCCCCAGGAGCATGGGCACTTCATCACCTTCTTCCAGTTCCTGCGGGAGAAGGCGATCGTCCGGAGCCTCAACCCCAAGGAGCTGGTGGAGCTGAAGAAGCACGTCCAGCTGCTCCAGTGCTCGGACTGTGGCGGCGCCATCTCCCTGGAGGGGGAGTCCGCGTGCCCCCACTGCCGTGCTCCCGTGTGCATCCTGGATCCCAAGGCCCTGGGGTCCACCGTCGAGGACCTGAGGCCGGTGGCCGCGGCAGCCGGCGCCGTGGTGGCTCCCGCGGTGGCGGCCCAGCTCCTCATGGACCAGATGGGGATGGACAGCTTCTTCCGGAAGGTCGACGCCCAGGCGCGGGCGACCAGCGCGGTGACCCTGCCCACCTCGGATGGGGGCCAGGCGGCCGAGGGCATGGATGTGGCCGAGGCGGTGGAGACAGGCATTGATCTCATCGAGCTCGGTATCGAGCTCTTCTTCGACATCGCCGGTGGCATCGGCGACCTCTTCTGA
- a CDS encoding S46 family peptidase, with translation MKRLVVVAALIGALPALADEGMWTYNNFPSAKVKEKYGFEPTQPWLDKVRLASARIAGGCSASFVSPNGLVMTNHHCARRCIEQLSNAQKDFIANGFYAKTAAEEVQCPAMEINQLTDITDVTERLNKATQGLTGKQYADTLKAEMSKAEKECATSDQVRCDLVTLYQGGQYHLYKYRRFQDVRLVFAPEHAIAFFGGDPDNFEFPRYDLDLTFLRIYEGGKPAPTEHYFPWSKSGAKDGELTFVSGNPGRTSRGLTIAELEFQRDVAMPRQLLTLAEIRGMINEFQKRGPEQERISNNLKFGVENGLKAIKGRVEALQDKKFFASKVAAEQELRQKVDANPELKKKYGAAWDEIAKAVEQLKSIRKELGYIEHGQGFGSELFDIAKALVRAADELPKDNSQRLREYSDARLPGFKAQLFSPAPIYPELEIARLEFTLTKLREELGPDHPFVKKVLGKESPRTMATRLVNGTQLRDPKVREELFKGGKKAITASQDPMIKLAVLVDPDGRAIRKNFEENIESVMKKNSELVAKAKFEVYGTNVYPDATFSPRLSYGSVQGYMEDGKKVNPITVMSGTFERHTGEDPFALPKTWLDAKGKLKLSTPMNFVSSNDIIGGNSGSPIINKNAEVVGLVFDGNSQSLGGDFGFDESVNRTVSVHSDAIIESLQKVYNATRVLEELRPTKQPAVKAKPAG, from the coding sequence ATGAAGCGTCTGGTCGTCGTTGCGGCCTTGATCGGCGCGCTCCCCGCGCTCGCCGATGAGGGCATGTGGACGTACAACAACTTCCCCTCCGCCAAGGTGAAGGAGAAGTACGGCTTCGAGCCCACGCAGCCCTGGCTCGACAAGGTGCGCCTGGCCTCGGCCCGCATCGCTGGCGGCTGCTCGGCCAGCTTCGTCTCGCCCAATGGCCTGGTGATGACCAACCATCACTGCGCCCGCCGCTGCATCGAGCAGCTCTCCAACGCCCAGAAGGACTTCATCGCCAACGGCTTCTACGCCAAGACGGCCGCCGAGGAAGTCCAGTGCCCCGCCATGGAGATCAACCAGCTCACCGACATCACCGATGTCACCGAGCGGCTCAACAAGGCCACCCAGGGCCTGACGGGCAAGCAGTACGCCGACACCCTCAAGGCCGAGATGTCCAAGGCCGAGAAGGAGTGCGCCACCTCCGACCAGGTCCGCTGCGATCTGGTGACGCTCTACCAGGGCGGCCAGTACCACCTCTATAAGTACCGCCGCTTCCAGGACGTGCGCCTGGTGTTCGCCCCCGAGCACGCCATCGCCTTCTTCGGCGGCGACCCGGACAACTTCGAGTTCCCCCGCTACGATCTGGATCTCACCTTCCTGCGCATCTACGAGGGCGGCAAGCCGGCTCCCACGGAGCACTACTTCCCGTGGTCCAAGAGCGGCGCCAAGGACGGCGAGCTCACCTTCGTCTCCGGCAACCCGGGCCGCACCTCGCGCGGGCTCACCATCGCGGAGCTGGAGTTCCAGCGGGATGTGGCCATGCCCCGGCAGCTGCTGACGCTGGCCGAGATCCGCGGAATGATCAACGAGTTCCAGAAGCGCGGCCCGGAGCAGGAGCGCATCTCCAACAACCTCAAGTTCGGCGTGGAGAACGGCCTCAAGGCCATCAAGGGCCGCGTCGAGGCGCTGCAGGACAAGAAGTTCTTCGCCTCCAAGGTGGCCGCCGAGCAGGAGCTGCGCCAGAAGGTCGACGCCAACCCCGAGCTGAAGAAGAAGTACGGCGCGGCGTGGGACGAGATCGCCAAGGCCGTGGAGCAGCTCAAGAGCATCCGCAAGGAGCTGGGCTACATCGAGCACGGCCAGGGCTTCGGCTCGGAGCTGTTCGACATCGCCAAGGCCCTGGTGCGCGCCGCCGACGAGCTGCCCAAGGACAACAGCCAGCGCCTGCGCGAGTACAGCGACGCGCGGCTGCCGGGCTTCAAGGCCCAGCTGTTCAGCCCCGCCCCCATCTACCCGGAGCTGGAGATCGCCCGGCTCGAGTTCACGCTCACCAAGCTGCGCGAGGAGCTCGGCCCCGATCACCCCTTCGTGAAGAAGGTGCTCGGCAAGGAGTCTCCGCGCACGATGGCCACCCGTCTGGTGAATGGCACCCAGCTGCGCGATCCCAAGGTCCGCGAGGAGCTGTTCAAGGGGGGCAAGAAGGCCATCACCGCCTCCCAGGATCCGATGATCAAGCTGGCCGTGCTGGTGGACCCGGACGGCCGCGCCATCCGCAAGAACTTCGAGGAGAACATCGAGTCGGTGATGAAGAAGAACAGCGAGCTGGTGGCCAAGGCCAAGTTCGAGGTGTACGGCACCAACGTCTACCCGGACGCCACCTTCAGCCCGCGCCTCTCGTACGGCTCGGTGCAGGGCTACATGGAGGACGGCAAGAAGGTGAACCCCATCACCGTCATGTCCGGCACCTTCGAGCGCCACACCGGTGAGGACCCGTTCGCCCTGCCGAAGACCTGGCTGGACGCCAAGGGCAAGCTCAAGCTCTCCACCCCGATGAACTTCGTCAGCTCCAACGACATCATCGGCGGCAACTCCGGCTCGCCCATCATCAACAAGAACGCCGAGGTCGTCGGCCTGGTGTTCGACGGCAACAGCCAGTCGCTCGGCGGGGACTTCGGCTTCGACGAGAGCGTCAACCGCACCGTGTCCGTCCACAGCGACGCCATCATCGAGTCGCTCCAGAAGGTCTACAACGCCACGCGCGTGCTCGAGGAGCTGCGGCCCACCAAGCAGCCCGCCGTGAAGGCCAAGCCCGCCGGGTGA
- a CDS encoding phage N-6-adenine-methyltransferase, whose product MQPPGATNEWHTLDKDFAPLHEEFRFTLDAFASDELHKLPRYWTERENALARPWMGERVFANPPYGRGLLARCVAKMAREADRAELIVALVPAWTERAWWQDHVEPGRRAGLLEVRFPRGRLRFGWPGRPDGHPRCVAGFPSALIVWRRP is encoded by the coding sequence GTGCAGCCACCTGGCGCCACCAACGAATGGCACACGCTGGACAAGGACTTTGCTCCGCTCCATGAGGAGTTCAGGTTCACCCTCGACGCCTTCGCCTCGGATGAGCTCCACAAACTCCCGCGCTATTGGACTGAGCGAGAGAACGCGCTCGCCCGCCCGTGGATGGGAGAGCGCGTGTTTGCCAATCCCCCCTATGGCCGAGGCCTGCTCGCGCGCTGTGTGGCGAAGATGGCGCGAGAGGCTGACCGAGCAGAGCTGATCGTCGCGCTCGTCCCGGCCTGGACGGAACGCGCGTGGTGGCAGGACCACGTGGAGCCAGGCCGTCGAGCGGGACTGCTCGAGGTGCGCTTTCCGCGTGGGCGGTTGCGCTTCGGTTGGCCTGGCCGTCCCGACGGGCACCCCCGGTGCGTGGCGGGCTTCCCCTCGGCCCTCATCGTCTGGAGGCGCCCGTGA
- the trpS gene encoding tryptophan--tRNA ligase produces MTGPYEVAKRTGPLSLEAPIKTILTGDRPTGPLHLGHYVGSLKNRVQLQHQYRTFILVADMQALTDNADNPAKVRQNVTEVALDYLAVGLDPKISTFCIQSMLPELAELDMYYLNLVTVARLQRNPTVKEEFRRILRAPADTPEAELREMEAQVPAGFLCYPVSQAADITAFKAHLVPVGEDQKPMIEQTVEIVRSFNRIYGEVLVEPEALIPQIARLPGTDGQSKMGKSLGNAIYLSDPADVVAKKIKGMFTDPKHLRVEDPGTVEGNPVFTYLDAFDPDTEKVQGLKDHYRRGGLGDSVVKKRLAEVLEALLGPIRKRREDFAKDPAEVMRLLKDGTDRAREVTANTLSQVRKAMHLDYWP; encoded by the coding sequence TTGACGGGCCCGTACGAGGTCGCTAAACGCACAGGTCCCTTAAGCCTGGAGGCGCCCATCAAGACGATTCTCACTGGCGACCGTCCCACCGGTCCCCTCCACCTCGGGCACTACGTCGGCTCGCTCAAGAACCGCGTTCAGCTCCAGCACCAGTACCGCACCTTCATCCTGGTGGCGGACATGCAGGCGCTGACCGACAACGCCGACAACCCGGCCAAGGTCCGCCAGAACGTCACCGAGGTCGCCCTCGACTACCTGGCCGTCGGGCTCGACCCCAAGATCTCCACCTTCTGCATCCAGTCCATGCTGCCCGAGCTCGCCGAGCTCGACATGTACTACCTGAACCTCGTCACCGTGGCCCGCCTGCAGCGCAACCCCACGGTCAAGGAAGAGTTCCGCCGCATCCTGCGCGCCCCCGCGGACACTCCCGAGGCCGAGCTCCGCGAGATGGAGGCTCAGGTTCCCGCTGGCTTCCTCTGCTATCCGGTCAGCCAGGCGGCGGACATCACCGCCTTCAAGGCCCACCTGGTCCCAGTTGGCGAAGACCAGAAGCCGATGATCGAGCAGACCGTCGAGATCGTCCGCAGCTTCAACCGCATCTACGGCGAAGTCCTCGTGGAGCCCGAGGCCCTCATCCCGCAGATCGCCCGCCTGCCAGGCACCGATGGCCAGAGCAAGATGGGCAAGTCCCTGGGCAACGCCATCTACCTCTCGGACCCCGCGGACGTCGTGGCCAAGAAGATCAAGGGCATGTTCACGGACCCCAAGCACCTGCGCGTGGAGGATCCTGGCACCGTCGAGGGCAACCCCGTCTTCACCTACCTGGATGCCTTCGATCCGGATACCGAGAAGGTCCAGGGCCTCAAGGACCACTACCGGCGCGGCGGCCTGGGCGACTCGGTCGTCAAGAAGCGTCTGGCCGAGGTGCTCGAGGCGCTCCTCGGCCCCATCCGCAAGCGCCGCGAGGACTTCGCCAAGGATCCCGCCGAAGTGATGCGCCTGCTCAAGGACGGCACCGACCGGGCCCGCGAAGTCACCGCGAACACGCTCTCCCAGGTCCGCAAGGCCATGCATCTGGACTACTGGCCGTAG
- a CDS encoding protein kinase domain-containing protein → MSDSSRDSPPSPEGAAPEPSASAETPPTVDLAGTLISGGDARARPKPPPLPDAQHLPVVDKQTYVVEGVFARGGIGRILRARDVRLGRPVALKELLDPQGPDEGRFLNEALVTARLQHPGIVPIYEAGRWSNGEPFYAMKLVSGRSLDERLSETKSFGERLSLLPHVLAVAEAVAYAHSQRIIHRDLKPANVLVGEFGETVVIDWGLAKQLTEPDAAPSPSEAPTLEFDADSATPSFSKGQPNHTLAGIVLGTPAYMPPEQAAGRPVDERADVYALGAILYHLLVGTRPYGVGSASEVLDRVIAGPPPPLERLQQGIPEELLAIVTQAMARDPARRYPTARALAEDLRRFLMGQLVGAHHYSRLDLVRRFIRRNRAVVAVAGIALAALGTMGALSVRRIMAERDRAEHKQAEAEAASHQATVRADQLTLVEARSAVERFPNKALEWLGTLSPAFTQWGTARVIAADAQARGLALLLRGHTQGVNFVTFSPEGQWVATVSDDRTVRLWGAHSGEMRLLGSHEDEVWRAAFSPDGRWLATTGKDRTLRLWSVESAGSQVLRGHVAPILGVVFSPNGRHVFTSSVDGEVWRWDLPEGKGQRLGKHEGWVASLDSSRDSRQLVTVGKDDKTLRLWDVETGQSRSLGTHPAAPYQVTFSPDGKLIATGCVDGKVRLWEAATGKVRVLEGHTNRVQSVAFSPDGTKLASRSHDGTVRLWDLATGTARVFEGSKEPPAPLAFSSDGRWVATGGRDRLAWLWDVNTGQGRVLRGAEDAVTSLAFSPDGQRLAVASVDGVTRVFPVEAHSSQIVGQYAGPVLSLRFSADGHTLVSSGADGRVRRWSPSGGQAVEMGGHRGAVPLVRSSADGERVVTGGDDGTVRLWDRTGRELQALPVSAHSIRALEYSADGKWVAIGSADGFVRLWEPLTGSERKLGQHLKGGVLSLAFSPDGRFVASGGEDNALRLWELRNGQGRALHTSDDVVVALAFSPDGRWLVSGSKDHTLWLQELPAGKGRRIDVGGIGVLAVGFSPDSQRLISSSQGDNSPRLWDVWTGEARGVLRGHLDQVNHFAWSPEGGRLVTASDDRTVRVWDVESGESRVLQGHTGGVVQVAFSPDGRRVASASKDGTVRLWPDDLPLEPAALQRWLRETLRAEAGGSAAARPARWLPAPPGTAHPAAGGLR, encoded by the coding sequence ATGAGCGACTCTTCCAGAGACTCCCCTCCCAGTCCCGAGGGGGCTGCCCCAGAGCCGAGCGCCTCGGCGGAGACGCCGCCCACGGTGGATCTCGCCGGGACGCTCATCTCCGGGGGCGACGCGAGGGCGCGGCCCAAGCCCCCTCCCCTTCCAGATGCCCAGCACCTGCCGGTGGTGGACAAGCAGACCTATGTCGTCGAGGGCGTGTTCGCTCGGGGCGGAATCGGCCGCATCCTTCGGGCCCGGGACGTGCGGCTGGGCCGGCCGGTGGCCCTCAAGGAATTGCTGGATCCCCAGGGGCCGGACGAGGGCCGCTTCCTCAATGAAGCGCTGGTGACCGCCCGCCTCCAGCACCCCGGCATCGTCCCCATCTACGAGGCGGGGCGCTGGTCCAATGGCGAGCCCTTCTATGCGATGAAGCTCGTCTCCGGGCGCTCGCTGGACGAGCGGCTCTCCGAGACGAAGAGCTTCGGCGAGCGGCTGTCGCTGCTGCCGCATGTGCTCGCGGTGGCGGAGGCGGTGGCCTACGCGCACAGCCAGCGGATCATCCACCGCGATCTCAAGCCCGCCAACGTGCTGGTGGGTGAGTTCGGCGAGACGGTGGTCATCGACTGGGGGCTGGCCAAGCAGCTCACCGAGCCGGACGCGGCTCCGAGTCCGTCCGAGGCCCCGACGCTCGAGTTCGACGCGGACTCGGCGACCCCCAGCTTCTCGAAGGGCCAGCCGAACCACACGCTGGCGGGGATCGTGCTGGGGACGCCCGCGTACATGCCGCCCGAGCAGGCCGCGGGGCGCCCCGTGGACGAGCGCGCGGATGTCTACGCGCTGGGAGCCATCCTCTATCACCTGCTCGTCGGCACCCGGCCTTATGGGGTGGGCAGTGCCTCCGAGGTGCTGGATCGGGTGATCGCCGGTCCCCCACCCCCGCTGGAGCGACTGCAGCAGGGCATTCCGGAGGAGCTGCTGGCCATCGTCACCCAGGCCATGGCGAGGGATCCGGCGCGGCGCTACCCGACGGCGCGGGCCCTGGCGGAGGATCTGCGGCGCTTCCTCATGGGGCAGCTCGTGGGTGCGCACCACTACTCGCGGCTGGATCTGGTGCGGCGCTTCATCCGCCGCAACCGGGCGGTGGTGGCGGTGGCGGGCATCGCCCTGGCGGCGCTGGGCACGATGGGCGCGCTCAGCGTGCGGCGCATCATGGCGGAGAGGGATCGGGCCGAGCACAAGCAGGCCGAGGCCGAGGCGGCCTCGCACCAGGCGACGGTGCGCGCCGATCAGCTCACGCTGGTGGAGGCCCGCTCGGCGGTGGAGCGGTTCCCGAACAAGGCGCTCGAGTGGCTCGGAACCCTGTCGCCGGCCTTCACCCAGTGGGGCACGGCGCGAGTCATCGCCGCGGACGCCCAGGCCCGGGGGCTGGCCCTGCTGCTGCGCGGCCACACCCAGGGCGTGAACTTCGTCACCTTCTCGCCGGAGGGCCAGTGGGTGGCCACCGTGAGTGATGATCGCACGGTGCGCCTGTGGGGCGCTCACAGCGGCGAGATGCGCCTGCTGGGCTCGCACGAGGATGAGGTGTGGCGCGCCGCCTTCTCTCCCGATGGCCGGTGGCTGGCCACCACGGGCAAGGATCGGACGCTGCGGCTGTGGAGCGTGGAGAGCGCCGGGAGCCAGGTGCTCCGAGGCCACGTCGCTCCCATCCTCGGAGTGGTCTTCTCCCCGAACGGTCGGCACGTGTTCACCTCGAGCGTGGATGGCGAGGTGTGGCGCTGGGACCTGCCCGAGGGCAAGGGGCAGCGCCTGGGCAAGCACGAGGGGTGGGTCGCGAGCCTGGACAGCTCGCGCGACTCGCGCCAGCTGGTGACGGTGGGCAAGGACGACAAGACGCTGCGGCTGTGGGACGTGGAGACCGGTCAGAGCCGGAGCCTCGGCACGCACCCGGCCGCGCCCTACCAGGTCACCTTCTCTCCCGACGGGAAGCTCATCGCCACCGGCTGCGTGGATGGGAAGGTCCGGCTCTGGGAGGCCGCCACCGGCAAGGTGCGCGTGCTCGAGGGCCACACGAACCGCGTCCAGTCCGTGGCCTTCTCTCCGGATGGGACGAAGCTCGCCTCGCGCTCGCATGACGGCACCGTGCGGCTCTGGGATCTGGCCACCGGCACCGCGCGTGTCTTCGAGGGCTCCAAGGAGCCGCCGGCGCCGCTCGCCTTCTCGTCCGATGGACGCTGGGTGGCCACGGGTGGCCGCGATCGCCTGGCGTGGCTGTGGGACGTGAACACCGGCCAGGGTCGCGTGCTGCGCGGCGCCGAGGACGCGGTGACGTCACTGGCGTTCTCTCCGGACGGGCAGCGGCTCGCCGTGGCCAGCGTGGACGGTGTCACCCGGGTGTTCCCGGTGGAGGCCCACTCGTCCCAGATCGTCGGCCAGTATGCCGGGCCTGTGCTCTCCCTGCGGTTCTCGGCGGACGGGCACACCCTGGTGTCCTCGGGAGCGGATGGGCGCGTGCGCAGGTGGAGCCCCTCGGGCGGTCAGGCCGTGGAGATGGGCGGCCACCGGGGTGCTGTCCCGCTCGTGCGGTCGTCGGCGGATGGAGAACGCGTCGTCACGGGCGGCGATGATGGCACCGTGCGCCTGTGGGACCGGACGGGCCGGGAGCTGCAGGCGCTCCCCGTCTCCGCGCACTCCATCCGCGCGCTGGAGTACTCCGCCGACGGCAAGTGGGTGGCCATCGGGAGCGCGGACGGTTTCGTGCGCCTGTGGGAGCCCCTCACCGGGAGCGAGCGCAAGCTGGGGCAGCATCTGAAGGGCGGCGTGCTCAGCCTGGCCTTCTCACCGGATGGGCGCTTCGTGGCCTCGGGCGGTGAGGACAACGCGCTGCGGCTGTGGGAGCTGCGGAACGGACAGGGGCGAGCGCTGCACACCAGCGATGACGTGGTCGTCGCGCTGGCCTTCTCACCGGATGGTCGCTGGCTGGTCTCCGGCAGCAAGGACCACACGCTCTGGCTCCAGGAGCTGCCCGCCGGCAAGGGGCGCCGGATCGACGTGGGCGGCATCGGAGTGCTCGCGGTGGGGTTCTCTCCGGACAGCCAGCGGCTGATCAGCTCGAGCCAGGGCGACAACTCCCCTCGGCTGTGGGACGTGTGGACGGGCGAGGCGCGCGGAGTGCTGCGGGGCCACCTGGACCAGGTGAACCACTTCGCCTGGTCACCCGAGGGCGGACGGCTGGTCACCGCGAGTGACGATCGCACGGTGCGGGTGTGGGATGTGGAGAGCGGCGAGAGCCGGGTGCTCCAGGGCCACACCGGCGGAGTCGTCCAGGTGGCCTTCTCCCCGGATGGGCGGAGGGTGGCCTCGGCCAGCAAGGATGGCACGGTCCGGCTGTGGCCCGACGATCTGCCGCTGGAGCCCGCCGCGCTCCAGCGCTGGCTGCGAGAGACGCTTCGAGCGGAAGCGGGAGGCTCCGCTGCTGCAAGGCCAGCGCGATGGCTCCCAGCACCACCAGGGACAGCACATCCCGCAGCCGGCGGGCTTCGCTGA